The Halocalculus aciditolerans genome window below encodes:
- a CDS encoding amphi-Trp domain-containing protein yields the protein MAEIPDPDEPESGPDVITDGVFEQEFYLDGEQAGAFLVELGEQLQSGNEITISSAEWELPFTFEEPVELEIEFLGYGDKELEIELELRGARDEPAPHVS from the coding sequence ATGGCAGAAATCCCAGATCCGGACGAACCCGAGAGTGGACCCGACGTCATCACTGACGGCGTCTTCGAGCAAGAGTTCTACCTCGACGGAGAACAGGCCGGCGCGTTCCTCGTCGAACTCGGTGAGCAACTCCAATCCGGGAACGAGATCACGATCTCGAGTGCGGAATGGGAGCTTCCCTTCACGTTCGAGGAACCAGTCGAACTCGAGATCGAATTCCTCGGCTATGGAGACAAGGAACTTGAGATCGAACTCGAACTCCGCGGGGCGCGAGATGAACCTGCCCCGCACGTCTCATAG
- a CDS encoding ArsR/SmtB family transcription factor encodes MDPLELLGSKARLSILRALSRRDMYVSELMEEVGMDGKTATHHLDLLEDTGLVSTRREGRRKYYSLIRDIELYVSRSPNREFRIQFPPADAGSNDGRSK; translated from the coding sequence ATGGACCCGCTGGAATTGCTCGGTTCGAAAGCCCGGTTATCGATACTCCGCGCGCTTTCTCGGCGAGACATGTATGTCTCTGAGCTCATGGAAGAGGTCGGAATGGACGGCAAAACCGCGACCCACCACCTTGATCTGCTTGAGGATACGGGGCTTGTTTCCACACGACGAGAGGGGCGTCGGAAATACTACTCGCTGATTCGTGATATTGAACTCTACGTCTCGCGGTCACCGAATCGCGAGTTTCGAATTCAGTTCCCGCCAGCTGATGCCGGGTCGAATGACGGGCGATCCAAGTAA